A stretch of Aerococcus urinaehominis DNA encodes these proteins:
- the leuB gene encoding 3-isopropylmalate dehydrogenase, translating into MVQAHIVALAGDGIGPEIMASGLAVLKAVADRYGHQFTIEEKDFGGAAIDSQGHPYPQATKRAVHQADAILLGAIGGPQYDQSAVTPEQGILMLRQDLGLFCNLRPIKVPQATVGLSPLKADIVSGTDFVVVRELTGGAYFGHKEEGTDYASDLMPYSKTEVERVAKVAFEMAQSRRCKLTSVDKANVLASSRLWRHTVSQMASQYPDVELSHEYVDAMAMKLVTKPNAYDVILTENLFGDILSDEASVLTGSLGMNPSSSRGQSGLSLYEPIHGSAPDIAGQDLANPMSMILSVTAMLRESFGLVEEAETVEKAAYALIETGIKTSDLGGKYKTSEFTEYLLKNIKN; encoded by the coding sequence ATGGTTCAAGCACATATTGTCGCCTTAGCTGGTGATGGCATCGGACCGGAAATTATGGCAAGTGGTTTGGCTGTTTTAAAAGCTGTTGCAGATCGCTATGGTCATCAGTTCACGATAGAAGAAAAAGATTTTGGAGGGGCTGCTATTGATAGTCAGGGTCATCCCTATCCGCAAGCAACTAAACGTGCAGTCCATCAGGCAGATGCCATCTTATTAGGGGCGATTGGTGGCCCCCAGTATGATCAATCAGCTGTAACTCCAGAGCAAGGTATTTTAATGTTACGCCAAGATTTAGGACTTTTCTGTAACCTCCGACCCATTAAAGTACCTCAAGCTACAGTTGGTTTATCTCCATTGAAAGCTGATATTGTATCTGGTACTGATTTCGTAGTTGTCCGTGAATTAACTGGCGGGGCTTATTTTGGTCATAAAGAAGAGGGTACTGACTACGCCAGCGACCTAATGCCTTATTCTAAAACTGAAGTTGAACGAGTGGCTAAAGTAGCCTTTGAAATGGCCCAATCTAGGCGGTGTAAACTAACCTCAGTTGACAAGGCAAATGTGCTCGCTTCATCGCGCTTATGGCGACACACTGTCAGTCAAATGGCTAGTCAATATCCTGATGTTGAATTAAGTCATGAGTATGTTGATGCTATGGCGATGAAATTGGTTACAAAACCGAATGCCTACGATGTCATTTTAACTGAGAATCTATTTGGCGATATCTTGTCAGATGAAGCCTCCGTTTTGACTGGTTCATTGGGAATGAACCCTTCGAGTTCCCGGGGCCAATCAGGATTAAGTTTATATGAGCCGATTCACGGCTCAGCACCTGATATTGCTGGTCAAGACCTAGCTAATCCGATGTCGATGATTTTATCTGTGACAGCTATGTTGCGGGAAAGTTTTGGACTTGTAGAAGAAGCAGAGACGGTTGAGAAAGCGGCGTATGCTTTGATTGAAACAGGAATTAAAACCAGTGATCTTGGTGGAAAATATAAAACGTCAGAATTTACAGAATATTTGCTAAAAAACATTAAGAATTAA
- a CDS encoding 2-isopropylmalate synthase has translation MTRKIQILDTTLRDGEQTPGVNFNTADKLEIAKQLERWGVDAIEAGFPITSPGDFEAVKAIADTLKQTQVVGLARCVKKDIDAVRDALVNAVNPQIHVFLATSPIHRQYKLQMSKEEVLASIKEHVSYAKQYFDQVQFSPEDATRTEWDFLVEAINVAIDAGATMINVPDTTGYTNPSEFGRLFAYLKENCPKFDQAIFACHCHNDLGMATANSIAALENGASRVEGSVNGIGERAGNVALEEVATALYIRRDYYDMETNINLSQTKITSDLVSHLSGMFIPRNKPIIGDNAFAHESGIHQDGVLKHAETYEIITPSLVGVEKNSLPLGKLSGRHAFDERLKELGYELAKDELNEAFTKFKVLADKKKQVTNEDLVSLVLGRRDIRQSAYRLNTLQLMTATHGIPTAVVEICRNEEEAPIQQATSIGEGPVEAIFNAIDSLMPVKAKLMEYRLDAVTEGIDAQATVYTSIADDQGNHYNGTGVDYDVITASAYAYLQAYGKFEAGRKGAQ, from the coding sequence ATGACTAGAAAAATTCAAATTCTTGATACCACCCTGCGTGATGGCGAACAAACCCCGGGTGTTAATTTTAACACTGCTGATAAATTAGAGATTGCCAAGCAGTTAGAACGGTGGGGGGTAGATGCAATCGAGGCCGGTTTTCCGATTACCAGTCCTGGTGATTTTGAAGCAGTCAAAGCCATCGCAGATACTTTGAAACAGACCCAAGTTGTGGGCTTAGCCCGATGTGTAAAAAAGGATATCGATGCTGTCCGTGATGCTTTAGTCAATGCTGTTAATCCTCAAATTCATGTCTTTTTAGCAACTAGTCCTATTCATCGTCAATATAAGTTGCAGATGTCAAAAGAAGAGGTTCTAGCTTCGATTAAGGAACATGTTTCCTACGCTAAACAATATTTTGACCAGGTACAATTTTCTCCTGAGGATGCGACACGAACTGAATGGGATTTCCTGGTCGAAGCAATTAACGTCGCCATTGACGCAGGGGCTACTATGATTAATGTGCCTGATACAACTGGATATACCAACCCAAGTGAGTTTGGTCGCTTATTCGCCTATCTTAAGGAAAATTGTCCAAAGTTTGATCAAGCAATTTTTGCCTGCCACTGTCACAATGATTTGGGCATGGCGACAGCTAATTCAATCGCAGCTCTAGAAAATGGGGCGAGCCGGGTCGAGGGCTCTGTTAATGGAATCGGGGAGAGGGCCGGTAATGTTGCCCTAGAAGAGGTAGCCACAGCTCTCTATATTCGTCGTGATTACTATGATATGGAAACGAATATTAATCTGAGCCAGACTAAGATTACTTCTGATTTAGTTTCCCACCTATCTGGTATGTTTATTCCCCGTAATAAACCGATTATCGGGGATAATGCTTTTGCTCATGAATCAGGTATCCACCAAGATGGTGTCTTGAAACATGCTGAAACTTATGAAATTATTACACCGAGTCTGGTTGGCGTCGAGAAAAACTCTTTACCACTGGGTAAATTATCAGGTCGTCATGCATTTGATGAACGCTTGAAAGAACTTGGTTACGAATTAGCTAAGGATGAGTTAAATGAGGCCTTTACTAAATTCAAGGTTTTAGCAGATAAGAAAAAACAGGTAACTAATGAAGATCTAGTTTCTTTAGTACTTGGACGTCGGGATATTCGTCAGTCGGCCTATCGACTAAACACCTTGCAATTGATGACTGCTACTCATGGTATACCTACAGCAGTAGTTGAAATTTGTCGTAATGAGGAGGAAGCTCCTATCCAACAAGCGACCTCTATAGGAGAAGGTCCAGTTGAAGCAATTTTCAATGCCATTGATTCCCTCATGCCAGTTAAAGCAAAATTGATGGAATATCGCCTAGATGCAGTTACTGAGGGAATTGACGCTCAGGCTACTGTCTATACATCAATCGCTGATGACCAGGGTAATCACTACAATGGTACGGGGGTTGACTATGATGTCATTACCGCTTCAGCCTATGCTTACTTGCAAGCCTATGGAAAATTTGAAGCAGGTCGGAAAGGAGCTCAGTAA